A single Wolbachia endosymbiont (group A) of Bibio marci DNA region contains:
- the ppdK gene encoding pyruvate, phosphate dikinase yields MGEKLIHYFSQNKCEGNAEMKNLLGGKGANLAEMCNVGIPVPPGFTISTSVCQTYCQDNELSNDLRNEIKNYMTMLENDIGCKLGDLNNPLLVSIRSGSVNSMPGMLDTILNVGLNDETVVGLAKKSGERFAYDSYCRFIMMYSNVVLQLDHHLFQDVVDNEQQKSGAKSLADLDVDVLKRIVSNFKRIVHERTGKHFPQNVEEQLLNSVNAVFASWKNDRAVSYRRIHNISENLGTAVNVQAMVFGNLNDNSATGVIFTRNPSTGEKKLFGEFLVNAQGEDVVSGVYTPMPIDGEQKNTMEKLLPSVYRELCVVCEKLERHYKDMQDIEFTVQDGKLWILQTRSGKRTAEAAIRIIVDMVNEGTITKEEGILRIDPKTFDNLLHPVLDVKSDQKVIGKGLPASPGVASGYVVFSASDAEKAAEQGKKVILVRSETSPEDINGMNAASGIVTARGGMTSHAAVVTRGMGKPCICSVSGLYIDKDGTFFSVGDTKVNKGEPITINGGTGEVMLGILPTILPELSQEFKTIINWIDEIKTIKVRANADTPKDAKIAKEFSAEGIGLCRTEHMFFASDRIEFIQKLIIADDENERADALIKLEGMQKSDFKEIFSIMEGREVTIRLLDPPLHEFLPNNQSTIEKIAKSLSKSVESVKNKIAQLSEKNPMLGHRGCRLAISHPEIYSMQIRAILSAASELKKEKKIEVEPEIMIPFIMSEKEFVLIYELAKKESSVISAGIQMQIPASRAGMTSDKAYSIGTMIELPRAALIADKLAKHAEFFSFGTNDLTQTTMGLSRDDSVNFLDSYKESNIFENDPFEVLDIEGVGELIKIAIERGKKTRKEIKLGICGEHGADPRSIEFLIESGVDYVSCSPYRVPVAKLVAAQFSIKSKFVG; encoded by the coding sequence ATGGGGGAAAAGTTAATACATTACTTCAGCCAGAACAAGTGCGAAGGCAATGCAGAAATGAAAAATCTGCTGGGAGGGAAGGGAGCAAATTTAGCAGAAATGTGCAATGTTGGCATTCCTGTTCCACCTGGTTTCACAATTTCCACCTCTGTTTGTCAGACTTACTGTCAGGATAATGAATTGTCTAACGACCTACGTAACGAGATCAAAAACTACATGACGATGCTCGAAAATGACATCGGTTGTAAATTAGGGGATTTAAATAACCCCTTATTAGTTTCCATACGCTCTGGTAGTGTCAACTCAATGCCGGGCATGCTTGATACTATTTTAAATGTTGGTCTAAATGATGAAACCGTTGTTGGGCTTGCAAAAAAAAGTGGCGAACGTTTTGCTTATGATAGCTACTGCCGTTTCATTATGATGTACTCCAATGTTGTACTACAGCTTGACCATCACCTATTTCAAGATGTTGTTGATAATGAACAGCAAAAGAGTGGAGCAAAAAGCTTAGCTGATCTTGATGTTGATGTTTTAAAGAGAATTGTTAGCAATTTCAAAAGGATAGTACATGAAAGAACAGGAAAACATTTTCCGCAGAACGTTGAAGAGCAATTGTTAAACTCAGTTAATGCAGTATTTGCCTCTTGGAAAAATGATAGGGCTGTTTCCTATAGAAGAATACATAATATTTCTGAAAACCTTGGAACAGCAGTCAACGTGCAAGCAATGGTTTTTGGTAATTTAAATGATAATTCTGCAACTGGTGTGATATTTACACGAAACCCTTCAACTGGAGAAAAAAAGCTTTTTGGTGAGTTTTTGGTTAATGCTCAGGGTGAGGATGTGGTTTCTGGTGTTTATACTCCTATGCCAATTGACGGAGAGCAAAAAAACACCATGGAGAAGTTGCTGCCAAGTGTCTACCGAGAATTATGCGTAGTATGTGAAAAACTTGAAAGGCATTATAAAGACATGCAGGATATCGAATTTACTGTACAGGACGGTAAGTTATGGATTTTGCAGACTAGGTCTGGCAAGCGCACGGCTGAAGCTGCTATTCGCATAATAGTTGATATGGTAAACGAAGGAACGATTACAAAAGAAGAAGGAATATTGAGAATTGATCCAAAAACTTTTGACAATTTATTGCATCCAGTTCTTGATGTTAAGAGTGACCAGAAAGTAATAGGGAAGGGACTGCCGGCTTCTCCAGGGGTTGCTTCCGGATATGTAGTGTTTAGTGCAAGTGATGCTGAAAAAGCTGCAGAGCAGGGCAAAAAAGTGATTTTAGTAAGGTCAGAAACGAGTCCTGAAGATATTAATGGAATGAATGCTGCAAGCGGCATAGTAACAGCACGTGGAGGGATGACCTCGCATGCTGCTGTTGTAACCCGTGGAATGGGTAAGCCATGCATTTGCAGTGTGAGTGGACTTTATATCGATAAAGATGGAACTTTCTTTTCTGTAGGGGATACAAAAGTAAATAAAGGTGAACCAATTACCATCAACGGAGGAACAGGGGAGGTTATGCTTGGCATTCTCCCTACAATTTTACCTGAATTATCGCAAGAATTCAAAACGATAATTAACTGGATAGATGAAATCAAAACGATCAAAGTGAGAGCGAACGCTGATACTCCAAAAGATGCAAAAATTGCAAAAGAATTCAGTGCAGAAGGTATAGGCTTATGTCGCACAGAACATATGTTTTTCGCTAGTGATAGAATCGAATTCATTCAAAAGTTGATAATAGCTGACGATGAAAATGAAAGGGCAGATGCGCTCATTAAACTGGAAGGAATGCAAAAGTCTGATTTCAAAGAAATATTTTCTATTATGGAGGGCAGGGAGGTCACTATACGGTTGCTTGATCCGCCTTTGCATGAATTTTTACCCAATAATCAGTCTACTATAGAAAAAATCGCCAAATCACTTAGTAAGTCAGTTGAGTCAGTAAAAAATAAAATAGCACAGTTATCAGAAAAGAACCCAATGCTTGGCCATCGAGGTTGTAGACTTGCCATTTCTCATCCTGAAATATATAGCATGCAGATTAGGGCAATACTTAGTGCTGCAAGTGAATTAAAGAAAGAAAAGAAGATAGAAGTGGAGCCTGAAATCATGATTCCTTTTATCATGAGTGAGAAAGAGTTTGTTCTGATATACGAGCTAGCAAAGAAAGAATCCTCTGTCATCTCAGCTGGGATCCAGATGCAGATTCCAGCGTCACGCGCTGGAATGACATCAGACAAGGCTTATTCAATCGGCACTATGATAGAACTGCCACGAGCGGCACTGATTGCTGATAAGTTAGCAAAACATGCAGAGTTTTTTAGTTTTGGCACTAATGATTTAACGCAAACAACCATGGGACTTTCAAGAGATGATTCAGTTAATTTCCTCGATTCTTATAAGGAAAGCAACATATTCGAAAACGACCCGTTTGAAGTGCTGGACATCGAAGGGGTAGGGGAGTTAATCAAGATAGCCATTGAAAGAGGCAAAAAAACCCGAAAAGAAATAAAACTGGGTATATGTGGAGAGCATGGAGCAGATCCAAGATCTATAGAGTTTCTCATCGAATCAGGGGTGGATTATGTTTCATGCTCACCCTATAGAGTACCGGTTGCAAAGTTAGTGGCAGCACAATTTAGCATAAAATCTAAGTTTGTTGGGTAA
- a CDS encoding phosphomannomutase/phosphoglucomutase produces MDNTIIRKYDIRGIVGKDLQINDGYEIGRKFGQTVASVCVGYDSRIDSPGIERELIRGLTLSGANVIRVGLCSSPMLYAATQITQADLGIIITASHNPSEYNGFKFFSNKKVFSDQEMKEIISSPIKNSTRIGSLININIYGEYIRILKGAVKNNATQKLKIAWDCGNSPASGIIRYIEKILPGHTHIVTNNSIDGAFPLHDPDPIEEKNLAQLIDIVKEYGCDLGIALDGDSDRVRLIDNKGNVVSNDHLFIIFAREVLEEYPESKVIANVKMSMKVHDFISKLGGQVITCATGHSLVKKKMVEEEAKFAGELSGHFFFSELGFDDGLYSAVKAVDILLKKNQSLSQVIEDLPKLYITHEVKIIVKDEKKFQIIESIKKTLEQQNIVFSDLDGVKVTDNKGWWLLRVSNTQNCITARCEGETLEGFELTKKVLFHYIDEARSLNCSYS; encoded by the coding sequence ATGGACAATACCATTATAAGAAAATACGATATTAGAGGTATAGTAGGCAAAGATTTGCAGATTAATGATGGGTACGAGATAGGTAGAAAGTTTGGCCAAACCGTAGCTAGTGTTTGTGTCGGCTACGACAGCAGAATAGATTCACCAGGTATAGAAAGAGAATTAATTAGGGGCTTAACTTTATCCGGTGCAAATGTTATACGCGTTGGACTATGCTCTTCACCTATGCTCTACGCTGCAACACAAATCACGCAGGCGGATCTTGGTATCATAATAACTGCCTCTCATAACCCCAGCGAATATAATGGCTTTAAATTTTTTAGTAATAAAAAAGTCTTCTCAGATCAAGAAATGAAGGAAATTATAAGCAGTCCAATTAAAAACAGTACAAGAATTGGAAGCTTAATTAACATAAATATATATGGTGAGTACATTCGCATATTAAAAGGTGCAGTGAAGAATAATGCTACACAGAAATTAAAAATAGCCTGGGATTGTGGAAATAGTCCAGCAAGTGGAATTATAAGGTATATTGAAAAGATCTTGCCTGGTCATACGCATATCGTAACCAATAACTCTATAGATGGGGCATTTCCACTGCATGATCCAGATCCCATAGAGGAAAAAAATCTCGCTCAATTAATTGACATTGTGAAGGAATATGGATGTGATCTTGGCATTGCGCTAGATGGCGATAGCGATAGGGTGCGCTTAATTGATAATAAAGGCAATGTTGTTTCCAATGACCATTTATTTATAATTTTTGCACGTGAAGTGTTGGAGGAATATCCAGAAAGCAAAGTTATTGCCAACGTAAAAATGAGTATGAAAGTGCATGATTTTATTAGTAAGTTAGGAGGGCAAGTTATTACCTGCGCTACTGGACACTCACTAGTTAAGAAGAAGATGGTAGAGGAAGAGGCAAAGTTTGCTGGTGAATTAAGCGGGCACTTCTTCTTTTCTGAGCTAGGTTTTGATGATGGGCTATATTCTGCTGTTAAAGCAGTTGACATTTTGCTTAAGAAAAACCAAAGCCTATCTCAAGTAATTGAGGATTTACCGAAGTTATATATCACTCATGAAGTAAAGATTATAGTGAAAGATGAGAAAAAATTTCAAATAATTGAATCAATAAAGAAAACACTGGAGCAGCAAAATATTGTATTTTCAGATCTTGATGGTGTTAAGGTAACCGATAATAAAGGTTGGTGGCTTCTTAGGGTATCAAATACGCAAAACTGCATTACAGCAAGATGCGAAGGAGAGACTTTAGAAGGTTTTGAACTTACTAAAAAGGTTTTGTTCCATTACATTGATGAAGCAAGGTCTTTAAATTGTAGCTACTCATAG